A single window of Nitrospira sp. DNA harbors:
- a CDS encoding HAD-IIIC family phosphatase → MNIARAQCAASSITPETRGDAFRKKGQIEQAIEAYLEGVAAPPSAALCLKLARCYEQMTNYAEACRWALSIVEAGDDFTSWQAGWVLFQRNAPKAQRPAVRSVKVALLGSYTTTQLGPMLCLAAGKLGIHIDLYESRYGQYQQDILDHKSGLYAFNPNVVVLAVHEGDLHLPEYSHRPEEDVHKEVTRWTGLWQMVTERSRARIVQHNFALPCEVPTGHLTTRLPGSRYMMTQAVNTRLGGAAANAVSLVDCERLSALIGKQRWCDPRYWNMSKQAVALEALPLLGRHTAAVIAADLGLSRKCLVLDLDNTLWGGVIAEDGLGGIKLGQGPDGEAFVAFQEYLLKLKRKGVILTVCSKNNHADAIQPFEKHPEMRLKLQDIALFIANWESKPDNIRTISKTLQIGLDTLVFVDDNPVEREIVRKFLPEVDVIPLPEDPSYYLRTLSDYLLLETSSLTAEDAERTDQYRARAQIMELEAAAGSIEDFYRSLRMQAIVGPFDASQLPRIAQLIGKTNQFNLTTRRHGMAQLDAFVRDESYVHLALRLRDRYTDHGLVSVMIARQQGDILEIDTWLMSCRVIGRTVETTMLEQLCRRAAQLGCTSLRGTYIPTQKNTMAADAYAKHGFKRVGDDQGSEVWTYDLTAKGLIANTFVKPVDSWELADGPC, encoded by the coding sequence ATGAATATTGCCCGGGCACAATGCGCCGCTTCATCTATCACCCCTGAGACACGTGGCGACGCATTCCGTAAGAAGGGGCAGATCGAACAGGCGATCGAGGCCTATCTGGAGGGTGTGGCGGCTCCCCCATCGGCGGCGCTGTGCCTCAAACTTGCGCGATGTTACGAGCAGATGACGAACTATGCGGAAGCCTGTCGATGGGCTCTTTCCATTGTCGAGGCAGGCGATGATTTTACGTCCTGGCAGGCCGGCTGGGTATTGTTTCAACGCAATGCACCGAAAGCCCAACGACCGGCGGTCAGGTCGGTCAAAGTCGCGCTCCTCGGAAGCTATACCACAACCCAACTGGGCCCGATGTTGTGCCTTGCGGCGGGAAAACTCGGCATCCACATCGACCTGTACGAAAGCCGATACGGGCAATACCAGCAGGACATTCTCGACCACAAGAGCGGACTCTATGCGTTTAACCCGAATGTCGTCGTTCTTGCGGTTCACGAGGGTGACCTCCATCTGCCTGAATACAGCCATCGCCCTGAAGAGGACGTTCACAAAGAAGTGACGCGTTGGACCGGCCTCTGGCAGATGGTCACCGAACGCTCCCGCGCCCGAATCGTTCAGCATAACTTTGCACTGCCCTGCGAGGTCCCCACAGGCCACCTCACCACCAGGCTGCCCGGCTCTCGATACATGATGACGCAGGCCGTCAATACGAGGCTGGGGGGAGCGGCTGCGAACGCCGTCTCTCTGGTAGATTGCGAGCGTCTTTCGGCACTCATTGGAAAGCAACGATGGTGCGATCCACGCTATTGGAATATGTCGAAACAAGCGGTCGCACTGGAGGCTCTGCCTCTGCTCGGAAGACATACCGCGGCTGTGATAGCTGCAGATCTCGGGCTCAGCCGTAAATGTCTGGTGCTGGATTTAGACAACACGTTGTGGGGCGGTGTCATTGCCGAAGACGGATTAGGGGGCATCAAGTTGGGGCAAGGGCCGGACGGCGAGGCGTTTGTGGCATTTCAGGAGTATCTGCTGAAGCTCAAACGCAAAGGAGTGATCCTGACGGTCTGCTCAAAGAATAACCACGCCGATGCCATACAACCCTTCGAGAAACATCCGGAGATGCGACTGAAGCTGCAGGACATCGCCCTCTTCATTGCCAATTGGGAGTCCAAGCCCGACAACATCCGCACCATCTCCAAGACGCTGCAAATCGGTTTGGATACATTGGTCTTCGTCGATGACAACCCTGTCGAGCGCGAGATCGTGCGCAAGTTCTTGCCCGAAGTCGATGTCATCCCGCTGCCGGAAGACCCCTCCTATTACCTCAGAACTCTGTCGGACTATCTCCTGCTCGAGACGAGCTCATTGACCGCCGAAGACGCGGAGCGGACCGACCAATATCGGGCCAGAGCGCAAATCATGGAGTTGGAAGCGGCTGCCGGTTCCATTGAAGATTTTTACCGCAGCCTTCGGATGCAGGCCATCGTGGGGCCGTTCGATGCCTCACAGTTGCCGCGCATTGCCCAACTCATCGGCAAAACCAACCAATTCAATCTCACCACTCGACGCCACGGGATGGCGCAGCTGGACGCCTTCGTCCGGGACGAAAGTTATGTCCATTTGGCGCTACGGTTGCGTGATCGCTACACCGACCATGGACTGGTCAGTGTGATGATCGCGCGACAACAGGGAGACATCCTCGAGATCGACACGTGGCTCATGAGCTGCCGTGTCATCGGCCGGACCGTGGAGACGACGATGCTGGAACAGCTCTGTCGGCGCGCCGCACAGCTGGGATGCACTTCGCTGCGAGGCACCTACATTCCGACACAGAAGAATACGATGGCGGCGGACGCCTATGCCAAGCATGGCTTCAAGCGAGTCGGAGACGATCAAGGATCCGAAGTCTGGACCTACGACCTGACGGCCAAAGGCCTGATCGCCAATACGTTCGTGAAACCTGTCGATTCCTGGGAGCTCGCGGATGGCCCCTGCTGA
- a CDS encoding acyl carrier protein produces MDLHDRLEEVFRQVFDNETLTLTNEMTAPDIEGWDSVAHINLMFGIEQAFGVRFKGNELAEMKNIGELKQFLNGK; encoded by the coding sequence ATGGATCTGCACGATCGACTCGAAGAAGTGTTTCGCCAGGTGTTCGACAACGAGACCCTCACGTTGACCAATGAGATGACGGCACCCGATATCGAAGGCTGGGACTCCGTAGCCCATATCAATTTGATGTTCGGCATCGAACAGGCCTTCGGAGTTCGCTTCAAGGGCAATGAGTTGGCCGAAATGAAGAATATCGGTGAACTCAAGCAGTTTCTGAATGGAAAATGA
- a CDS encoding tetratricopeptide repeat protein, which produces MHDGVRGQSLARRVSPTLILLALGLTTPVTVEVLAVPVDKPVSKPGMDDKPGLAEEQILSTTDKITQPVDTDAEAMRHNDLGVAFVFKGDLGQAIDEFKHALRLQPNYFAAHLNLANTLLDVGRNDAAMVEFKEALRLKPDDPKTHNDLGVALKEMGNLEGAIAEFRTVLRHNPSDVNAHNNLGVTLKAMGDLDGAIAEYRTAASLQPNDVNAHFNLGLGLMEKRQPEAAVNEFRTALHLRPNDAKIRLNLGNALAGLGQRMEAAQELRQYLRLELDTPANRRWLEQAEAKLRELEMP; this is translated from the coding sequence ATGCACGACGGTGTCCGCGGCCAGTCCCTGGCACGCCGGGTTTCTCCTACGCTTATTCTCCTGGCACTCGGGCTCACGACGCCCGTCACAGTAGAGGTGCTGGCTGTACCTGTCGACAAACCGGTTTCCAAACCCGGGATGGACGACAAGCCGGGACTGGCAGAAGAGCAGATTCTTTCGACCACCGATAAAATCACGCAACCGGTAGACACAGACGCGGAAGCGATGCGCCACAACGATCTCGGCGTGGCCTTTGTTTTCAAGGGCGACCTGGGGCAAGCCATCGATGAATTCAAACATGCGCTCCGACTCCAGCCCAACTACTTCGCCGCCCACCTTAACCTGGCCAATACCCTGCTCGATGTCGGGCGGAACGACGCAGCGATGGTTGAATTCAAAGAAGCCCTACGCCTCAAACCCGACGACCCCAAAACCCACAATGATCTGGGGGTCGCGCTCAAAGAAATGGGGAACCTGGAAGGCGCGATTGCGGAGTTTCGAACGGTCTTGCGCCACAACCCCAGTGATGTCAACGCACACAACAACCTCGGCGTGACGCTCAAAGCCATGGGTGATCTCGATGGGGCTATCGCCGAGTATCGCACCGCCGCGAGCCTTCAACCGAACGACGTCAACGCGCATTTTAATTTAGGTCTTGGACTGATGGAGAAACGCCAGCCGGAAGCGGCTGTCAACGAGTTCCGCACCGCCCTGCACCTGCGGCCCAACGATGCGAAGATCCGTCTCAACCTCGGCAATGCCCTGGCAGGCTTGGGGCAGCGGATGGAAGCGGCCCAGGAATTGAGACAGTACCTGCGCCTTGAACTGGACACGCCCGCCAATCGTCGGTGGTTGGAACAGGCCGAAGCGAAACTCCGTGAACTGGAGATGCCGTAA
- a CDS encoding ABC transporter ATP-binding protein: MTAMDGSSQSQGRTTEGNGAEQAIAVQVRGLVKSFGSGETTVTVLKGIDLDVYFGELLLLVGESGGGKTTLLSAIAGILDIDAGELDVLGASLTNMSPGTRTRFRGQTMGFIYQQFNLLPALTAAENVAIPLLIQGSRKKEAISRGRLMLERVGLGDRTEFLPRNLSGGQQQRVAIARALVNEPQLLVCDEPTAALDGPNGQKIMELIRDVGRAPDRCVIVVTHDSRIFQFGDRMAELTDGRIVGIHPIQREATA, encoded by the coding sequence ATGACCGCCATGGATGGTTCGTCACAGTCACAGGGCCGCACAACGGAAGGCAACGGAGCCGAGCAAGCCATCGCCGTGCAGGTCCGAGGACTCGTCAAGTCGTTCGGGTCCGGCGAGACCACCGTCACGGTGCTCAAGGGCATCGACCTCGACGTGTATTTCGGCGAGCTGCTGCTCCTCGTCGGAGAATCGGGGGGAGGAAAGACCACGCTGCTGTCGGCCATCGCCGGAATCCTGGATATCGATGCCGGTGAGCTCGATGTGTTGGGAGCCTCACTGACCAACATGTCGCCGGGCACGCGCACCCGCTTTCGTGGACAAACGATGGGGTTCATCTACCAACAATTCAATCTCCTGCCCGCCTTGACGGCGGCGGAGAATGTCGCCATTCCGCTCTTGATCCAAGGCAGTCGGAAGAAGGAGGCGATCTCACGAGGGCGGCTGATGCTTGAACGTGTCGGGCTCGGCGACCGGACCGAGTTTTTGCCACGCAACCTCTCCGGCGGCCAGCAGCAGCGCGTCGCCATTGCCCGGGCGTTGGTCAATGAGCCGCAACTGCTGGTGTGCGACGAACCCACCGCCGCGCTGGACGGGCCCAATGGGCAGAAGATCATGGAATTGATTCGGGATGTGGGGCGTGCCCCCGATCGCTGCGTCATCGTCGTCACCCATGACAGCCGGATTTTTCAGTTCGGTGATCGCATGGCGGAATTGACCGACGGCCGCATTGTCGGCATTCACCCGATTCAGAGAGAGGCCACCGCATGA
- a CDS encoding efflux RND transporter periplasmic adaptor subunit — MTILNRVSVWLAVAGAMLAAWVVLTAGKNQPMPKPIVEPPRSPYETTVAATGIIEAANENVRIGPPMAGLVTKVFVAVGDRVREGDPLLQLDDRDLRAQLVARQAAIPPAEAQVEEQKYRIGDLDTQLKRLKSVRDSRAVSEDDVKRTWYASEMAKRALSRYEATLKQVIAQRDETQMLLDRLTVRAPRAATILQVNVRAGEFALTTGATEPLMLLGDMQQLQVRAEVDEVNAPLVAPNRPGIAYLKGNTAQAIPLTFVRIEPYIVPKKSLTGDNSERVDTRVLQIIYRFERPAFPIYAGQQVDVFIERAPAGTPAPAPGSARSAEEPSK; from the coding sequence ATGACCATTCTCAACCGCGTTAGTGTCTGGCTCGCCGTCGCAGGCGCGATGCTGGCTGCCTGGGTCGTCCTGACCGCCGGCAAGAACCAGCCTATGCCGAAGCCGATAGTAGAGCCGCCCCGGTCTCCCTATGAAACGACCGTCGCTGCGACCGGCATTATCGAAGCGGCCAACGAAAACGTCCGTATCGGGCCGCCGATGGCGGGACTGGTGACAAAAGTGTTCGTGGCGGTCGGCGACCGGGTTCGTGAGGGCGATCCCTTGCTTCAATTGGATGATCGAGACCTTCGCGCGCAACTGGTGGCTCGCCAGGCCGCGATTCCACCGGCCGAGGCCCAAGTCGAAGAGCAGAAATATCGCATCGGCGATCTCGACACACAGCTCAAGCGGCTGAAATCGGTTCGGGACAGCCGGGCGGTCAGCGAAGACGACGTGAAGCGTACCTGGTACGCCTCGGAAATGGCAAAACGCGCACTGAGCCGCTACGAGGCCACCCTCAAACAAGTCATCGCCCAGCGCGACGAAACACAGATGCTCCTGGACCGCCTGACAGTCCGTGCGCCGCGGGCCGCGACGATTTTGCAGGTCAATGTCCGGGCCGGTGAATTCGCCCTGACCACCGGTGCGACCGAGCCGCTCATGCTCCTGGGCGACATGCAGCAACTGCAAGTCCGCGCAGAGGTCGATGAGGTCAATGCTCCATTGGTGGCTCCCAACCGACCCGGGATCGCCTACCTGAAGGGCAATACGGCCCAGGCCATTCCGCTGACATTCGTGCGCATCGAGCCTTATATTGTCCCCAAAAAATCCCTGACCGGAGACAACAGCGAGCGAGTTGATACGCGGGTTCTCCAGATCATCTATCGCTTCGAACGGCCGGCGTTTCCGATCTATGCCGGACAGCAGGTCGATGTGTTCATCGAACGCGCACCGGCCGGAACACCGGCACCAGCACCGGGCAGCGCACGTTCTGCTGAGGAACCGAGCAAATGA
- a CDS encoding ABC transporter permease, with product MASAFPQSNPSSIVIQPSTGYVQIGWRELWAARELFYFLAWRDLKTRYAQTAIGAGWALMQPLLSTLIFTLVFGYLAKVPSDGLPYPIFAFAAILPWSLFSKSLERSTLSVVTEGGLIKKVYFPRLIIPIAATFINLVDFAVGLLILVGMMLWYQIVPQWTIVFLPLLVTVALATALSVSLWLSALNVKYRDVASVVPLMTQLWMFASPVLYPASLVPESLRWYYGLNPMAGVIEGFRWALLGKTAPDWTMVAASLGVVTFLLIGGVMFFRRVERTFADLI from the coding sequence ATGGCCAGCGCATTTCCTCAGAGCAATCCATCATCAATTGTGATCCAACCCAGTACGGGCTATGTCCAGATAGGGTGGCGCGAGCTGTGGGCTGCCCGTGAATTATTCTACTTTCTCGCGTGGCGAGATCTCAAAACGAGATACGCGCAGACAGCAATCGGAGCCGGCTGGGCTCTTATGCAACCCTTGCTCAGTACGCTCATCTTCACGCTTGTGTTCGGGTATTTGGCAAAAGTGCCGTCGGATGGGTTGCCCTATCCAATCTTTGCATTCGCTGCGATACTGCCCTGGTCGCTATTTTCAAAAAGCCTCGAACGCAGCACCCTAAGTGTGGTGACAGAAGGCGGGCTGATTAAGAAGGTCTACTTCCCCCGTCTAATTATTCCGATTGCGGCTACATTCATCAATCTGGTTGATTTTGCCGTCGGACTGTTGATTTTGGTTGGGATGATGCTGTGGTATCAGATTGTCCCCCAATGGACAATCGTGTTCCTTCCATTGTTAGTAACTGTCGCCCTAGCTACCGCTCTGTCGGTGAGCCTATGGTTGTCGGCCCTCAACGTCAAGTACCGAGATGTAGCTTCGGTCGTCCCCTTGATGACGCAGTTATGGATGTTTGCCTCTCCGGTCCTCTACCCGGCGTCCCTGGTGCCTGAGTCGCTGCGGTGGTATTACGGCCTGAACCCCATGGCGGGGGTCATTGAGGGATTTCGATGGGCGCTACTTGGCAAGACGGCTCCCGACTGGACTATGGTGGCTGCGAGTTTGGGTGTTGTGACTTTTTTATTGATCGGAGGCGTCATGTTTTTTCGGAGGGTGGAGCGTACCTTCGCCGATTTAATTTAG
- a CDS encoding SDR family NAD(P)-dependent oxidoreductase translates to MAPAEAPSGARPSPPHVSTVCFTTQDLARFSAASGDRNPLHLSEEYARATPYGERVVFGLLGVLAALGHLADRQDRLLQRLSVEFRNPLSVGIPYRLEALETSAERACVKLYDVTRLMLKATFTFVPGYKKTRETRVPEAACFTEAEDRKKEDLPAGTRVTGVYGPATSELVQLITQWRLSEKGATTRQLAAMLWASFVVGMKLPGKRAVFWRLELTFHPEDEPQNTLLSYDVAVQDFDERFDLLHSAGTLSAAGTRCATADMWAFVRQDSPQPSLRRLTDLIPSSDRLKGKVALVIGGSRGLGAAITQALALQGCAVVLNYRQCKAEAEKIRASLGDTSSLIELAQGDASEIEWCRTLRQRIVEQYGGLDLLIGNASPPIRPLSFVPEKLAQFQKFLAQSVALASMPISTFLHDLSERSGWNVLVSSAFVKDRPAEWPHYVTAKCAIEGLAQWASVQYPKVHTLIVRPPKLLTDQTNTTVGRQGAMEIEQAAAAIVTRIAYPESAPTGEILETFELNPEASR, encoded by the coding sequence ATGGCCCCTGCTGAAGCGCCGTCCGGGGCTCGCCCCTCCCCGCCACATGTGAGCACAGTCTGTTTCACGACGCAGGATCTTGCCCGGTTCAGCGCAGCCAGCGGGGATAGAAACCCCCTGCATCTCTCCGAAGAATATGCGCGAGCCACACCCTACGGCGAGCGCGTGGTATTCGGCTTGCTTGGCGTGCTGGCGGCCCTCGGCCATCTCGCCGACCGCCAGGATCGGCTCCTGCAACGCCTCTCGGTCGAGTTTCGAAATCCCCTCTCCGTCGGCATACCTTATCGCCTGGAAGCGCTTGAAACCTCGGCAGAACGGGCGTGCGTCAAACTCTATGACGTCACGCGCCTGATGCTGAAGGCGACATTCACATTTGTTCCTGGGTATAAAAAGACACGTGAGACGCGCGTTCCTGAAGCGGCCTGTTTTACGGAAGCAGAGGATCGGAAGAAGGAGGACCTTCCGGCAGGTACCCGTGTGACCGGCGTCTACGGGCCGGCCACCAGCGAACTGGTACAGCTCATCACTCAATGGAGACTCTCCGAAAAAGGCGCCACAACGAGACAGCTCGCGGCGATGCTGTGGGCCAGCTTTGTCGTCGGAATGAAGCTCCCCGGCAAGCGCGCCGTCTTCTGGCGATTGGAACTCACCTTTCATCCTGAGGACGAACCACAGAACACGCTGCTTTCCTATGATGTGGCGGTTCAAGACTTCGACGAACGATTCGATCTCTTGCACAGTGCGGGCACTCTCTCGGCAGCCGGAACCCGTTGTGCGACGGCCGACATGTGGGCTTTTGTACGACAGGATTCTCCGCAGCCCTCCCTTCGTCGGCTTACCGATCTGATACCGAGCTCAGACCGGCTGAAGGGGAAGGTCGCGTTAGTCATCGGTGGAAGTCGTGGACTCGGTGCGGCAATCACTCAGGCGCTGGCCTTGCAGGGCTGCGCGGTGGTTCTGAACTATCGTCAATGCAAGGCGGAGGCGGAAAAAATTCGGGCGAGCCTTGGAGACACCTCCAGCCTCATTGAGTTGGCTCAGGGGGATGCGTCGGAGATCGAATGGTGCCGCACGTTACGGCAGAGAATTGTCGAGCAATACGGCGGACTTGATCTGCTCATAGGCAATGCATCGCCGCCCATTCGCCCGCTGTCGTTCGTGCCTGAGAAGCTCGCCCAGTTTCAGAAATTCCTCGCGCAGAGTGTCGCACTGGCCAGTATGCCCATATCCACGTTTCTCCACGACTTGTCCGAACGCTCAGGCTGGAACGTGCTGGTCTCTTCGGCATTTGTGAAAGATCGTCCTGCGGAATGGCCCCATTACGTCACTGCGAAATGTGCGATCGAGGGCCTGGCACAGTGGGCGTCGGTTCAGTATCCGAAGGTCCATACCCTTATCGTCAGGCCACCGAAATTGTTGACAGACCAAACCAACACCACGGTGGGACGACAGGGAGCGATGGAGATCGAACAAGCCGCGGCAGCGATCGTCACACGGATCGCCTACCCCGAATCAGCACCTACTGGAGAGATACTTGAGACTTTTGAGCTGAATCCTGAGGCTTCGCGATGA
- a CDS encoding RNA-binding protein, whose translation MGSKIYVGGLPYSATEQQLSDLFAVHGAVESARIITDKFTGQSRGFGFVEMASSDEAQKAISALNGTDMGGRTLTVNEARPQEPRSGGGPGRSGGGGFNDRGGKRDRW comes from the coding sequence ATGGGTTCTAAAATTTATGTTGGCGGGTTGCCCTATTCGGCAACCGAACAGCAGTTAAGCGATTTGTTCGCGGTGCACGGGGCGGTTGAATCGGCCCGTATCATCACGGACAAGTTTACCGGCCAATCGAGAGGTTTCGGATTCGTCGAAATGGCCTCTTCAGACGAGGCGCAGAAGGCGATTTCGGCTCTCAATGGGACGGACATGGGTGGCCGGACATTGACGGTCAATGAAGCGCGTCCTCAGGAACCCCGATCTGGCGGTGGACCTGGGCGGAGCGGCGGCGGGGGATTCAACGATCGCGGGGGCAAGCGCGATCGCTGGTAA
- a CDS encoding serine acetyltransferase codes for MLGTLVRLYQGIQELRKQVVEDWTVNSRDWTMPGFRAIAVHRLGTWLANRRSGVVKSGLLMVYRVLYRYVRNHYGIEIPLTVTLGRRLWLVHQHGIIFHWKSEIGDDCLIRHGATIGAGYGGQKTLHKGPKLGQRVEVGPGAVIFAGVKIGDDAVIGPNAVVMSDVPAGARVFAEAPRVIHLPTLHQVARKK; via the coding sequence ATGCTGGGGACACTCGTCAGGCTCTATCAAGGCATACAGGAACTACGAAAGCAGGTCGTTGAAGACTGGACCGTGAACAGCCGCGATTGGACGATGCCAGGCTTTCGAGCGATCGCCGTGCATCGCCTCGGCACCTGGCTCGCGAACCGACGCAGCGGCGTTGTCAAATCCGGGCTGCTCATGGTGTACCGTGTGCTCTATCGCTATGTGCGCAATCATTACGGGATCGAAATTCCATTAACGGTCACACTCGGCCGGAGACTCTGGCTTGTCCACCAACACGGAATCATCTTTCATTGGAAATCCGAGATTGGAGATGACTGCCTGATCCGCCACGGCGCCACAATCGGAGCTGGATATGGCGGGCAAAAGACGTTGCACAAGGGTCCCAAACTTGGACAACGGGTGGAAGTGGGCCCCGGCGCCGTGATCTTTGCCGGAGTCAAAATCGGGGACGACGCGGTCATCGGCCCGAATGCGGTGGTGATGTCGGATGTTCCGGCCGGCGCAAGAGTGTTTGCCGAGGCGCCTCGGGTCATACATTTGCCGACCCTTCATCAAGTAGCTCGCAAGAAATAG
- a CDS encoding efflux transporter outer membrane subunit, with the protein MKRVTSRRQLAISTVLVMLSLSASGCLQGSNYHRPPVETPADWTRMASGPLAAGATDTMPEADWWQAFHNQELTQFVERALAQNHDVRRAVSRVLEGRASVTTAGAGLYPQLNVQGSYSNIVVSKNTLAGLGLATGQQPGPQVFAKPGSSFDLWNGAADLRWELDVWGRIRRGMEAASADAQAIEQDARAIALTLIGDVGQSYFRIRELDEQIEIAQRALTLRRDSLDIITKRASVGLASDLDVKRTEVLVAESAGQIPDLTRLRAVELHRLEVLTGSAPGSIVLAPTSLRKVIVQPEIPVGLPSQLLERRPDILQAEASLVAANARIGQARAYFFPTLSITGQGGLQSAEFANWFSGNSANFSIGPSVTLPIFLGGTNVARLEAAESRYQQMLEGYQQTILLAFREVADLLVSIQSRSEQLARQREQATAATAAVGLAEVRYRKGLVNYLDVLDAQRTMLAAETQLAQTERARLTDMVGLYKALGGGWQTPGDNPPAMPAGSAAH; encoded by the coding sequence ATGAAACGAGTCACGTCCCGCCGACAGCTCGCCATTTCCACCGTCCTCGTTATGTTGTCGCTGTCCGCCAGCGGGTGCCTACAGGGCTCGAATTACCATCGTCCACCGGTCGAAACACCGGCCGACTGGACACGCATGGCTTCCGGCCCATTGGCTGCCGGAGCGACCGATACGATGCCGGAAGCGGACTGGTGGCAGGCCTTCCACAACCAGGAGTTGACCCAGTTCGTGGAACGCGCGCTCGCACAAAACCACGACGTCCGCCGCGCCGTGTCACGCGTGCTCGAAGGACGGGCGTCTGTTACCACCGCCGGCGCCGGCCTCTATCCACAACTGAATGTGCAGGGCAGCTACAGCAATATCGTGGTGTCAAAAAACACCCTGGCAGGATTGGGCTTAGCCACCGGCCAACAACCGGGGCCGCAGGTCTTTGCCAAGCCCGGAAGCAGTTTCGATCTCTGGAACGGGGCGGCGGATCTCCGATGGGAACTGGATGTCTGGGGTCGCATCCGTCGCGGAATGGAAGCCGCCTCGGCAGATGCGCAAGCCATCGAACAGGATGCCCGCGCGATTGCGCTGACCCTGATTGGGGATGTGGGACAGTCCTACTTTCGAATCCGTGAACTGGATGAGCAAATTGAAATCGCCCAACGCGCCCTGACCCTCAGACGAGATTCGCTCGACATCATTACCAAGCGGGCATCCGTGGGCCTGGCCTCCGACCTGGACGTAAAACGAACGGAAGTTCTCGTCGCGGAAAGCGCGGGACAGATCCCGGATCTGACTCGTCTACGCGCCGTCGAATTACACCGGTTGGAAGTGTTGACGGGATCGGCGCCGGGCAGCATAGTCCTGGCGCCGACGTCATTGCGGAAGGTCATCGTTCAACCCGAAATCCCCGTCGGTCTCCCGTCGCAATTGTTGGAGCGGCGACCCGACATCCTGCAGGCGGAGGCCTCCCTCGTGGCGGCCAACGCCCGCATCGGTCAAGCGCGGGCCTATTTCTTTCCCACATTGTCCATCACGGGACAGGGAGGCTTACAAAGCGCCGAATTCGCAAACTGGTTCTCGGGAAACAGCGCGAATTTCAGTATCGGTCCATCGGTCACCCTCCCCATTTTCCTGGGCGGGACCAACGTCGCGAGACTGGAGGCGGCCGAATCCCGATATCAACAAATGTTGGAAGGTTACCAACAGACGATCCTGCTCGCCTTCCGCGAAGTAGCGGACCTCCTGGTGTCGATACAATCGCGTTCGGAACAACTTGCACGACAGCGTGAACAGGCGACGGCGGCCACCGCGGCCGTAGGGCTGGCGGAGGTACGCTATCGCAAGGGGTTGGTGAACTACCTTGACGTGCTCGATGCCCAACGAACGATGCTGGCCGCAGAAACACAGCTTGCGCAAACCGAGCGCGCCCGCCTCACCGACATGGTCGGCCTCTACAAAGCGCTTGGCGGCGGATGGCAGACGCCGGGCGACAATCCTCCTGCGATGCCGGCCGGCTCCGCAGCCCATTAA